Sequence from the Panicum virgatum strain AP13 chromosome 5N, P.virgatum_v5, whole genome shotgun sequence genome:
CCAGAGAGTGAGGGAAACAGGTCCATGGACCATGGCTGTTCTCAAAGGTGATCACGGAcaggcggcgagccggcgacatCTCGTTCAACACCTCTTCCGAATCCAGCTTAACGTCAGCCCCACAGCAGCCGGCCGGGGTCGTCGTCCTCTCCATGTCCGTGCAATGGGCACGTTGGCTTCCTGAAAGTGAAAGCGAAATCTAGTGCTGCTCAAGTTAGTGGAGAATATCAACCTGCATATCTCGTTTGCACACATGATGGAGCACAAGTCGTTACAACTTGGTCGGTTTAGTAGTCAGCAAAAAGTCTAGAGTTTGGCCGCCGGCAGCAAAACCCGGTGCGTGCAGCTGCAAAGGATCGGCCGTGGGCCGTAACCCGACGCCGTTGCTGTTTTGCGACCGACCGGCGTAACTCCGGCGGGAGGTGGGCGGCTACCTTGATCTTCCAAGACTGAGCAAGTGATCAGTGCAGGAGGGACTCTACTACTCTAGCTTTCTAAGGGAGTACGCCTGTACCCGCACTGGGCCAAATCAATCACTGTAATCTTCTTTCCATCGACCTTCACTTTTTTTtactgaacaaaaaaaaagaagatgaaGGAGATGCACTTCCATTCTTCCAAGAAAATAAGCAAAACaagagaaaaaaggaaaataaagctCCATCTATTAGACCACCATCTAAGGCCCTCTTTGGCAGAGTTCTACCCGGCTCTGGAACTGTAGATCATTGTAGCGGAGCCAGAAGAAGCCTCAACAAaccagctccaccggctccGGCTGTTCCCTAGGCAAAAATGAGTGAAGCTGGAGCTGTTTTTCCTGACGTCGGAAAAACAGTGCAGCACAGTAACattggagccggagccggagccggagctggagcCGGCGGGTGTGAAGCCCTACCAAAGAGGGCCTAAGCTAGAGAACACAAGACGCTTGATCCTGTGATGCAATGCAACCCGATGTCTGGTGAGCTGTGCAAGCATGCACAAGCACAGGCGTGGCCCTGAACCTGCTGCGCGCGGCTCGTGATCTGCCGCAGCACCATCCCATTCCACGGCCACCGCACCGCGGCCATGGCGCTGCCGCCGGGCACGGGGCTGGTGGCCTACAACGCGGCCATCTCCCGCTGCACCCGGGCGGGGCTCTacccgcgcgcgctcgccctGTTCCGGGAGATGCGCGCCCGGGGCCTGCGCGCCGACGAGTACACCCTCCCGCCGCTCCTCAACTCCGccgcgctcctgcgcgccccgcccgcggcgcgcgcgctgcACGCCCTGCTCCTCCGGGCGGGCCTCGCCTCCCACCTCCACGTCGCCAACGCGCTCGTCGACGCCTACGCCAAGCTgtcccgcccggccgccgcgcgcgccgtgtTCGACAGAATGCCGGCCCGGGACGTGGTCACCTGGACCTCCCTCCTCACGGCCTCCCTCCTCACGGGGCTGGCGCGCGCCGGGGCGCACGGCGAGGCCGCCCGCGTGTACCGCGgcatggtggcggcgggggtCGATCCCGACgagttcgccgtcgccgccgtggtcAGCTCGTGCGCGGGCTCCACCATGCTCGACATGGGACGGTCGGtgcacgccgccgcggtccAGCGCGGGTTCGAGCCGTTCCTCTCGGTCGGGAACTCGCTCGTGTCCATGTACGCCAAGACCGGCGCGCTGCGCGACGCGCGGGCGGTGTTCGATGCGATGCCGGCGCGGTGCACCATCACGTGGACGGCCCTGATCGTCGGGTGCGCGCAGAACGGGCGCGGAAGGCAGTCGCTCGAGATCTACGCCGACATGGTCCGGTCCGGGTGCAGGCCGGACTACGTGACCTTCATCGGCCTGCTCTTCGCGTGCAGCCACGCCGGGCTCGTCGACGCCGGCCGGGCTCACTTCCGGTCCATGGTCGCCGACTACGGCATCGCTCCCGGGCCGGATGACTACGCGTGCATGGTCGACTTGCTAGGCCGGGCGGGGCGGCTGGAGGAGGCCGTGGACCTGCTGAACCGGAGCTCGACAGAGCTGGACGCCACGGTGTGGAAGGCGCTGCTGGGCGCGTGCCGGGTGCACCGGAACGCGGAGCTCGCCGAACGCGCGGCCGAGATGGTGTGGAGGCTGGACCCGACGGACGCCGTGCCGTACGTCATGCTCTCCAACCTCTACTCCCGGGCGAGGCGATGGGGCGACGTCGCCAGGATCCGCGCGCTGATGAAGTCGAGAGGGATCACCAAGGAGCCCGGGTGCAGCTGGGTCGGGGTGAACGGCGTGGCGCACCTGTTCCACGTCGAGGACCGCGGCCACCCGCGCGCGGCCGAGATCTACCGGAAGGTGGAGGAGATGACGGAGAGGATCCGGGCCCAAGGGTACGTGCCGGACACGGACTGGGCGCTGCAGGACGAGGCgccggaggggagggagagggggctgGCGTACCATAGCGAGAGGCTCGCGGTGGCCTTCGGGCTGCTCGCCGTGCCGGCGGTCGCGCCCATCCGCGTGTTCAAGAACCTCCGGGTGTGCGGGGTGTGCGGCGACTGCCATGCCGCGATCAAGATGGTCGCCAAGGTGTACGGTAGGGAGATCATTCTGAGAGATGCGAACTGCTTCCACCACATGAAGGATGGAGCTTGTTCTTGTGGTGATTACTGGTAGGTAGATCCGGCAGAGTTTCCACTGTTGGATCTTGGTAGATTCAGAGGGGCCTGTGAAAGGTTCATGGTAGAGCGAATCAAGCGGTATGACAAAATAGGAATTCCAGTTCATTGGAAACTGAGGCCACATCAACAGGAGATAAAAATTCCCTCAGAAAATTGCTCTGAATTTCTATTAGTAGATTAGATTGCACCAAAGGTGCCAGTGATGTACAATGTGCTAGTATACTATCCAGATGGGCCCCCCGTTTCTACTAGAGTGTCCTACCATTCTAATCGTCGATCTCCTTTACAGCatcctgaaaaaaaaacagatgaaAGAGAGCAGTCAGTACAAATTAACACGAGTGGGAATAATCCCCAAGCATTCCTGAAGTTTTGCTATCTGGGGGCATCATTTAACACCACGTTAGGTCATGCCTTTTTTCAGGAATCTCATTTGTGAATTGACAGGTATGTAAAGTCCATACTCCATACCAACAAAAAATCATTACCTTTGCAAGCCTTGTTACATAAGCAGCAGCAACGGCTGTAAATAATAACCCTACACCCAGTGTCCATAGCTGGCCATTTCCTTGCAAACCAATCTCTGATTCATCTTGCTGTGAAAATGAGAAACATTATTAGATTCAAGCCACTGATATTTTTTTCAATGGTCATATGCAAATAGGAAAACCAATAGATCATTTTGCTCACTATAGTTACATTTTTCTCATCAATCCTAACCCAGAAAGGGTAACACTATCAGGAGTCAACAGAACCATGTGATGCTCTGCTGTTAACACTTAACACCAGATTCTATCATTCTAATATTGTCATGAATCTTTTGAACTGCTGTGCCAAAAGATGGGAACAGCAACTGCTAAATAGATTGAAAGGCTAACTGATGTCTTGAGGTGTTCTAAGATGTCTGCATTGCAATATGTGAACATCTTGAGTATTCTTGCCTCGAATGAACTCTTAATAATTGCTTCATGCTGGATGCTGAACACTAGGTTAATAACTCTTGAGGTCTAATGCTGTATGCACATGTGTTCGTATTAGCAAACTCGGAATAGAATGGCCTAGCAGCTATTAGAAGCTGGAAAATAACTCGATGGCACAAAACATGTGGATATAAAAGAACAAATCCACTTTTCTGGCAGCGTAAGTTCTTTTTACTGAAGATGGATCCAAAAAATACTGATGACCTAAGAACTTACAATTATAGCTCGCCCAAATGCACCAGCACTGACATAAGCCCATGATCCTGGAAGCATTCCCAACCAACTGCATGTGAATGTCACAAAAATGGTTATAACAGAAGCTAACAGGGTTTTTAAACAACCATAGTGTTAGCATCATTTCTCACAACCAACTATACTAACACGAAACTGATAGTCTTAAAGTCATAATAACCTGATatatcatatgaaatttgctaTTCTTTTGGTATCATAAAATACACACTTCCAGATTGATAATACTGCATCACAATTCACATGATATGCAGAAGAAACTAGGTTCTCACTAAATGCAGTTTATAGAATTGAAGATAAGAACCACACTGGAATGCAagcaagaaaagaaatagaaacacACTGGAATGCAagcaagaaaagaaatagaaactaACCTGCCCAAGACATAAGGCAAGAACTTCACTGAAGTCAAGCCATATAGGTAGTTCCCAAGGGAGAAAGGCAATAAGGGACTCAAACGTAGCAGAGTAACAACTTTAAATCCATTTTCACCAATTGCCTTATCAATAGCTAGAAACTTCTTATTTCCTTCAACCAGTTTGAGAATTCGCTCTCTGGCAAAGTATCTAGCAATAAGGAAGGCGACCGCTGCAGCTAGCTACAAAACAATAGAGTTCAATAAGGAACTGCAACCATAGGGGATGAATTAGCAACACAAGTGCTGTTGATGCAGGGTTACTTACTGTTCCACTAACTGAAACAATAATTGTACCAGTGACACTGCCAAATAACAGACCCGCTGACATGGTTAAAGGTATTGCTGGAATTGCAAGAACCTGAAATGAAGTAAAATAATATTGTAAATATTCAGAAGCTATTAGATGCATGTGACAACTTTTTTCAACTTTGTGTTATAATCTGCAGGTGACTGCTACTGCCATGGATACGATCATAAGCTTCTACAACACTACAATGACAATGAACCAAGGTTGCTAACTTGAGAACATACCTCCAAGCCTGCATATACAAGTACGAAAAGAGCATATCCAGCAGGACCATAACCTGTCCATATAAGACAATGAAACAGTTTAGCCAAAAATATCCAACTATGGGTCATGCACAACAGTTCCATGACTATTAAA
This genomic interval carries:
- the LOC120672701 gene encoding pentatricopeptide repeat-containing protein At2g03880, mitochondrial-like gives rise to the protein MALPPGTGLVAYNAAISRCTRAGLYPRALALFREMRARGLRADEYTLPPLLNSAALLRAPPAARALHALLLRAGLASHLHVANALVDAYAKLSRPAAARAVFDRMPARDVVTWTSLLTASLLTGLARAGAHGEAARVYRGMVAAGVDPDEFAVAAVVSSCAGSTMLDMGRSVHAAAVQRGFEPFLSVGNSLVSMYAKTGALRDARAVFDAMPARCTITWTALIVGCAQNGRGRQSLEIYADMVRSGCRPDYVTFIGLLFACSHAGLVDAGRAHFRSMVADYGIAPGPDDYACMVDLLGRAGRLEEAVDLLNRSSTELDATVWKALLGACRVHRNAELAERAAEMVWRLDPTDAVPYVMLSNLYSRARRWGDVARIRALMKSRGITKEPGCSWVGVNGVAHLFHVEDRGHPRAAEIYRKVEEMTERIRAQGYVPDTDWALQDEAPEGRERGLAYHSERLAVAFGLLAVPAVAPIRVFKNLRVCGVCGDCHAAIKMVAKVYGREIILRDANCFHHMKDGACSCGDYW
- the LOC120672702 gene encoding TVP38/TMEM64 family membrane protein slr0305-like — protein: MRQPHLSPQPSPVLSSHFSPPAAPGASPWRRRLLHRGRAFHPPLSSLREPNKATLRKASPNVPFRLGGGGSGNPKDRRPAADEEEEEAEGSGGAGAVTGTLLAGALLVGVVGGFGAAGYVYKDQINSFLTQFSGFIDGYGPAGYALFVLVYAGLEVLAIPAIPLTMSAGLLFGSVTGTIIVSVSGTLAAAVAFLIARYFARERILKLVEGNKKFLAIDKAIGENGFKVVTLLRLSPLLPFSLGNYLYGLTSVKFLPYVLGSWLGMLPGSWAYVSAGAFGRAIIQDESEIGLQGNGQLWTLGVGLLFTAVAAAYVTRLAKDAVKEIDD